One Myxococcaceae bacterium JPH2 genomic window carries:
- a CDS encoding DUF2381 family protein, whose product MRFRCLIAFAVLLGSRVEAVAPPVSQDAPVRRIELTSGSGGVVPEVVIGPGLSTTFLFDADIQADRLDLEGRERFARLAGGASHVVVLPSADLRPGERLRFSVSYRDGAAPTRATFLLRAAEPGQPVERQVEVNRRPRTVESYRVEVAQLEAQVESLRTELRQVQGAAPSACERTPPATTEDTGPLMDLLSRTVVGPLSLNLVRQPSVVCRGACTAQVLSVTRYVMLPHLAVRLVIQAKGAERWSTGRPVLLDRRGREVKHRFQWQSGVDVPHLFTSLLVETLVEDGRLEDFNLLTLKLSDADGGGQASFEVVFSS is encoded by the coding sequence GTGCGCTTCCGGTGTCTGATCGCGTTCGCGGTCCTCCTTGGCTCCAGGGTCGAGGCTGTCGCTCCCCCGGTCTCGCAGGACGCGCCCGTGCGTCGCATCGAACTGACCTCTGGGAGCGGTGGGGTGGTTCCGGAGGTGGTGATTGGTCCGGGGTTGTCCACCACCTTCCTCTTCGATGCGGACATCCAGGCGGATCGACTGGACCTGGAGGGGCGCGAGCGCTTCGCGCGGCTGGCGGGCGGGGCGTCTCATGTCGTGGTGCTGCCGTCCGCCGACCTACGGCCCGGTGAGCGGCTGCGCTTCAGCGTGTCCTATCGGGACGGCGCCGCGCCCACGCGCGCGACCTTCCTGCTGAGGGCCGCCGAGCCCGGTCAGCCCGTGGAGCGGCAGGTGGAGGTCAACCGCCGACCTCGGACGGTGGAGTCCTACCGGGTGGAGGTGGCGCAGCTGGAGGCCCAGGTGGAGTCGCTCCGGACCGAGCTGCGCCAGGTCCAGGGGGCCGCTCCGTCGGCGTGTGAGCGGACCCCTCCGGCCACGACGGAAGACACCGGGCCCTTGATGGACCTGCTGAGTCGCACGGTGGTGGGCCCGCTCTCGCTCAACCTGGTGAGGCAGCCTTCGGTGGTGTGCCGGGGGGCATGTACGGCGCAGGTCCTCTCTGTCACGCGCTACGTGATGCTCCCGCATCTGGCCGTGCGGCTGGTGATCCAGGCCAAAGGCGCGGAGCGCTGGTCCACCGGGCGTCCGGTGTTGTTGGACCGGCGAGGCCGGGAGGTGAAGCACCGCTTCCAGTGGCAGTCCGGTGTCGATGTGCCCCACCTGTTCACGAGCCTCCTCGTGGAGACGCTGGTGGAGGATGGGAGGCTCGAGGACTTCAACCTGCTCACGCTGAAGCTCTCGGATGCGGACGGCGGGGGACAGGCCTCGTTCGAAGTGGTGTTCTCCTCGTAG